DNA from Numida meleagris isolate 19003 breed g44 Domestic line chromosome 24, NumMel1.0, whole genome shotgun sequence:
GCCTGGAGTCGGAGCTCATGGAAACATTTCCTCTCGGTTTTGGCTTGAGGAAAAGATAATTTTCCCTGTATTTCGGCCTCGGTGGCTTTGTTACAGAGCGGAGCAGGGAGACGAgcagagcagcgctgctgctgggccCCTGTCCGTTGTTTGGATGCACGTGGTGCTCTGGGATGTGTAGGAGTCACGATGGATGCTGGGACCTGGGTCTGGCCAGGAATGGGAAGGGCTGGGTTGTGTctgcctgagcagcacagcGGCTATTTGGGCTGGAAGGTGGTGTCTGCATTGTGCTGCACAGCCCTTCCTGATGTCCgtttgtctgtctgtcctgcaggaggagcagccaTGAAGGCCGGGGTGCAGGAGGGGGACCGCATAGTCAAGGTGAGCATCGTGGTCCCCACCACCACACCCTGCCACTGTGTCCCCAGCTGAtgcccctcctctcctctcctcccctctgccAGGTGAACGGCACCATGGTGACCAACAGCTCCCACCTCGAGGTGGTGAAGTTGATCAAGTGTGAGTATGGCCAGAAActggcacagctctgagctCGGCgtgggctgggggcagagctTTCCCTTTTTTGCTCCTGGGGACGAGGCTacagctggggagggacagcATCATGCCCAAGGGCAGGGCTTGGTTCTTGGGAGAAGATGAGGAAGTCTGTCTCAGTCCTCCACAGCCTGATGTTTCAGGGAGCGAATAACAggagcttttctttcccttcccttccacaCCTGGATGTCCTCAGCTGGTGCCTACGTGGCCCTGACTCTCCTGGGCTCCCCACCGCCGTCGGTGGGGCTCTCCAACTCCCAGCAAGACGTGAGCACGGCAGGGGCACCCCGCAATGCCCCTGCCTGCCCCCCACCACCTCCACCCCCACCGCTCCCCCCGCCGCAGCGCATCACTGGCCCCAAGCCCTTGCAGGTAACGCATCCTGCCCACCCTGCCCGCTGcctccctgcaggctgcactgCGTTGTGGGCAGAGCTCAACCTGCCTCGTGTCCACCCTACATTGCAGGACCCCGAGGTTCAGAAGCACGCAACGCAGATTCTCCGGAACATGCTGcggcaggaggaggcagaacTGCAGGTACGGCGCTTCTCCTCCTCCAAGAGTGACTCCTGGGCTGGGCTGTCCCTTGCCTGAGCTGATGGGCACCGGGAGCAGTTCAGCTCTCAACCCTTCTCTCCTGCTCATGATGTCCAGTCAGCGGGCTCTCGCAGCAGTCCATAGCATCCCAGCCAAACTGTGCTGGTAGCTGGGGGAGATGTGAAACATTTGGGTGCTGTCTGGCCCGGGGGAGCTCTTGTTGCACACATCATCCCATCGAGCCACGCAGCAGCTGTGTCTTTGCCCCCTAACCATGAGCAGCAGGACAGGCTGATGGGTTTAGGGCCTCTGTGAGCATCCTCATCTCTCACTCAGCGCTTCTACGAGGCGTACAACCGCAACCCCGGCACTGTGGTGGGGGAGCAGATCGAGGGAGCGCGCCGGCGGGtcagccagctgcagctcaaAATCCGCCAGGAGACCAGCGGCTCCATGGTAAGCGAGGGGCACAGGTTCTGTGGGGAATTATTAGGCTTAAAGTGTCCTGGGCTCCCTCTGGAGCTGAGGGAGCGTGGCCGTGCAGGGTGCTGGCGTTCCTGGTTTCCCACTTTCGCTGCGGTGGGTGGGAGCTCCTGCATCTGGGTGTCCTCTTGCTCCATGCCAGGGTGTCTCCCTGTGCTGGGTGACATCCCACTGGTCCCACATTCCCCTTGCCTTATAGGATTCGGGGCGGCTGTGCAGTGACTCCGGCGTGGCCATGTTCAGGGCAGCAGAAGGTGAGCGGTGCTGGCAGTTTGCAGCTTCCTCACTTCCCAGTGTGCCCAGGGCAGTCCTGAACATGCAGCTTCGCCTCTCCTCTGTTCCCAGGCCGCCTCTCACTGGATTCTCAGGACGGTGACAGCGGGTTGGAATCAGGCACGGAGCGATTCCCCTCTGTCAGCGAGGTgagagcacagcccagctcagctgggccccagcagcagtgggagaaagtgtaatttaaaactaaatgtCACCTGGGGCGGCTGAAAACAACAGCAGGGCACAGTTGGAGGGGTCTTTGAACCATTAGGAGCCAAGGACCTGGCATTGCCGTTGTAATTACTTGCTTACCTTCTGAACAAGCTGAATTTCTTGACACTCAGAGCTGAGATTGCAGTGCTTGGGCTTGCAGTGCGTATCCTGACATTGCTGACCCAGAAATGAGGGCTCCCCAGGCTTATGCTTCCAATCTTAAAGTGCTTCCCATAGCCCTGTAGGTTTTACGTGGTTTCCAAGTTCTCTGTGCCCATTGAGGACGTGGCCTTCACTGCCTCAAAGCTTCAAACTGCTCTCGAGGCAGCCCTAAGCGTTCCTGCCGGGCAGGCGAGAGCCATTCCCAGCCCATTCCCCTCCGACACCTTCACTGTCACCCCGAGCAGATCTCCCTGAACCGCAACTCCGTCCTCTCTGACCACGGCCTGGACAGCCCACGCACCTCCCCGGTCATCACCGCCCGCCTCTTCCAGCACCACCGCCGGCAGGGCTCCGATACCACCTTCGCCCCTACCACTGAGCAGGTAGGATGGGATCGGTGCtggccctgggcacacagcatCAGCCAACGTGGCGGGGTGATGATGGCACGTCGAGTGTCCCCCACATTCCCTGAAGCCGGCGCCCAGCTCCTAGCGCTGTCCCCCGTCTCCTGCAGGGATCAGAACGCACGGGACGACCTCTCATCATCGGGCCAGAGGAGGATTACGATCCGGGATATTTCAACAACGAGGTAGTGGCACCAAGCTGCTCTTGGCTCTCGTCCCATCTCTTTGGGGGCAGCTGGCCAAGGTCACGGGACAGGGCTGTCACTCCTCCCATGCTCCTCCCTTTGTGGCTGCGTGCCCTGGCACCCAGGAAGCAGTGGCATTTAGAAATCGTCCCGAGGAGGAAGCTGTCCAGTGACCTCATCTGCATCTGTCATCCCAGTCCGTGCCGAGAGCATTCCTGGATGACAGCTGTCACCAGCCTGGCCACCAccgtggtggggatggggatgtcCTGGGTTGGGCTGGTGGGAAAtggggagcaggggctggagctTCACCAGGGGTGCACCACGGGGCTCTAGACAAGTCGGTTCCCTTCTTTCCTAACCAACGCTTCTCCTTTGGGCCCCGCAGTGCGACTCCCTCTTCCAGGACCTGGGCAAGCTGAAGTCCCGACCAGCACACCTGGGAGTCTTCCTGCGCTACATATTCTCCCAGGCAGATCCCAGCCCCCTGGTAAGATCTGGAGGCAGCAAGCTGGGAGAAGTGCCAGTGGGGCGGTGTATCCGTGCCTTCCCCACATCCCTGGGGCGTGCGGGTGCCGCTGGTTTGCTGAGCACGTTGCCGAGGTGCAGGCTCTGGGTGTGGGgctcaggcagctgctggcagccgtgtccccagctgtgctgcagtgagggAAGCCCAGTGTAGGGTTACACgtcctccccttcctcccaggCGTGACGCGGGGAGGGCGCTGCCCTCCCAGACCCCCACGGTCGTTTCCTGTTTCATGGCCGTCTGGCCGCTGCTCTATTGGATGTTTTCACCTTCCTGCTTCTAAACCTTCCTCCTTCTTCGCTGCCCACCTCTGGTCTCCCCTCCTTGCAGCTCTTCTACTTATGCGCAGACGTTTGCCAGCAGACGACGGCAAAGGATTCCCGGGGCTTGGGGAAGGATATCTGGAACATCTTCTTGGACAGGAACGCGGTGAGGGCAGAGGCTGTGTGCCTGCGCCGGGGTCCGTGCGTCTgcagggggtgggagggggaaCCACAGCTGGAAAGCCAGCATCGTGCTTCAGTGTCGTGTCCTTTGCGTGAGGGTCTTTTTTTAACGGTGTTTTTTTGCCACTGACAGTGCTTTGCTGATGCTGGTTCCTCTGCTTCGGTGCAAATTGCGTAAAGCATTGCCCAGGCGTTGCACAACGGCACCCAGCAGCTCGGAGCAGGGGTCATAGAGGCAGGGCTGAGGCTCAGGCTCTGCCCCCTGTTCCTGGGGCACCTATTGCTTGGAGAGAGCACGCTGCTCCAGAGGGGTTTGTGTTCTGGGTGCTGTGATGAGTGCAAAAAGTGCACCGGGAGTGTAAGACTCCCAGCTTTCACGCCCcccagctgcagaaatgccaaACAGTGACggtgcaggagcacagggcaccctcaccctgcagctcagagctgtgtgAGCGTGGCTTTGGCATGCATGTTGTGCCCCAGGCTCCTTCACACACTGTGTTGTGTTCCCTCCGCAGCCTCTCCGTGTGAAAGTGTCGGAGCAGCTTCTGGCTGAGATTGGTGAGTGAGGAGCGTTCAGGGGCTGCCAGAAGGTCCTCGTTGCACTTTCCTGCATGGCTGGTGACACTGCCTGTCCTCTTTTGTCACCCAGAGGCTCGCCTGCGGAATGGGGACGATGTCCGAGCTGCCCTCTTCGAAGCTCAGGAGATGGTGATGCCTGAGATACAGGAGCAGATCCAAGACTACAGGTGATGGTGGGATGGGCACCCCACAGAGCTCGGCGTGCCTCCCCCCGTGCTTCACGGCACTGACCCCCATGTGCCCACAGAACAAAGCGCACCATGGGCCTGGGGAGCCTATATGGGGAGAACGACCTCCTGGACCTGGATGGGGACCCGCAGAAGGAGCGGCAAGTGGCCGAGAAGCAGCTGGCACAACTGGGTGACATCCTGTGAGTGTGGGCTGCCTGGTCCTGCCAGCTCCCCAGCATGCTGGTTGAGGTTGGGAAGGAGAATGTGGAGCAGGTGCTGGTGGGAGGGGTGGGAGAAAGGGGCCGCTGGGGGCACGGAGGGAGCACCCTGCCCGGGGACGGCTccctggggctgagcagaggAACCCAAACAAGCTCTTTTATTCCTCCCCATCTCTCTCTGCAGGTCAAAATATGAAGAGGACAGGAGGTGAGTGACCCTCAGCCATGGCAAGCATGCACCCAGATGTGACTGCGTTGCAGTTGTTGACTAAGGAGGGGAAAGGGGGGTTCAGagaggaggtgctggagcaccCCCTTCCCATGCTGGCCTGCAGCACCTCGTCCCAGCGTCAGCTTTATCCCTGGGGGCTGTCAGGATGTCAGGCCCTGGGGAAGGAGTGGCCCCAACTCACCCCCTTGAAggctgctgcctttctgcccTCCTTGTCCCTACCCTGGTGTCCCCTGGCCAGGGAGGAGCGGTCCCTTCTGTCACCTCAGACCCCACAGGATGTCTCGGCTCTATTTTCACCCTGTCCTGGTGCCCTGTCTCCACTCACACACTCTTCTCTTGCAGTTCCCCCATGGCCTTTGCACTCAGCACATACATGAACCACACTGGCATCCGCAGCCGGGAGCCACGCGTGGCCAGCACCAGTGAGAAGGCCCAGGCCCTCCCGGACAAGGACAAGTGGCTGCCCTTCTTCCCCAAAGCCAAGAAGGTGAGTGGCATCGTAGCTGCTGTCTCCCTGCCCcgctcccagctccctctgcaaCGTGTGGATGGGATGGAGGAAGAGCTGTGGTGCATCACCCACCTTGTGATGCCAGCATTCCTCTCGGGtgtcccagcagagcagcagcacgaAGAAGGACAAGGATGCCATGGAAGACAAGAAGCGCAACCCCATCCTAAAGTACATTGCGAAGCCCAAAATGTCCCAGAGCAGTGAGTATCGGGATACTCTGGGACACTGAGCCACTCACCTCACTGCTGCCAGGAGATCTACAGCCATCTGCCTTCGGGTGGCCCTTGGGCACCCTCCACCCCATAGCAGGCACTTCTCGTCTGCCACCCAGCCCCCTTTGAAACCTCTTGTCTCAACCTTGCTCCCAAATGGCTTTGAAGGGAGCAAGAggggagctgagctgtgctcacCCTGAAATTAATCCTCGCTGCCCCATCCTGCAAGCTTGCTGGGTGGGCTGAGATGGTGGAGAGCGTGCAGTGACATGTGTGTGCTCTGACACGTGCGTGCATCTATGCATGTGTGCTCTGACACATGGGTGCGtgttccccccccctcccctcctgcttTCAGTTCTTACACCATTAGCTCACACGCTCCCTTCTCTGCCTCCTCCGCTGTTGATACCGCAGGATTGATTTGacatctcatttttgttttttcctttcagcatttcATGTCCCTTTGTCCCCTGTCGAAGGTAAAAGcccttttcttttatttgccaTTCATCTCACGTGCTCAGTTTTGGTTTGTCCCCCCCCCAGCATTGCAGCACCGGGCACTGGAcgggctgtggggtgggaggagggcTGCCCATGGGCGCACTGGTTGTCCCCAGTGGTGGCCTTGGTGACATCCCATGGTGAGGGCAGCAATGCCACCATCTATCTCCTCCTGCCCACCCTCACCGGGATCGCTCCCTTCTCTTTGCCCCAGCAGTCAAACCCGGCAATGTGAGGAACATTATCCAGCACTTTGAGAACAACCAGCATTACGAGAGCCAGGAACCCGGCTCGCAACGCCTCTCCACCGGCAGCTTCCCGGAGGATCTGCTGGAGGCTGACGGGTAGGAGAGCTTTGGGGGGGGGCAATTCCTGACCTCGGTGGTCTCACGGCGGTTTTGGCCAGAACCCCGTGTTTTCTGCCTGTGCTTTCCTCGGCCTGATGCTCCTGGCTCTGTCTCCCTGCTGCAGGTCTCGTGCCGAGGTCAAGCTGGGCCGCTCGGAGAGCTTGAAAGGCCGCgaagagatgaagaaatcaCGGAAAGCAGAAAACGTGCCCCGCTCCCGTAGCGACGTGGACATGGATGCCGCAGCTGAGGCCACCAGGCTTCATCAGTCGGCATCATCCTCCGCCTCCAGCCTGTCCACCAGGTGGGaactgccagcagagctggtcTAGGAGGGACTGAGGTTCCCTGTGGCCttcaggagggagctgggacagTCCAGTGCCTGCCCACGGTGTCTGGGCTCTGCACCTCACCCCTTGAACTGGGATGCTGCCTCCTGGGCAAGCCCTGAGAGTCCAGGCCAAGCCCTGGCCGTGCAGTCCTTACCTGCAGCGCTTCACAGCTGACGTTTGTCATGGGAAACCAGTGAGAATTGGGTTTAATCCACGTTTGTGCCCCAAGCCCTGCATTGCAATGGTTGGCGCTTGCCCCTCATCTCAAGGGATTTGCTCCTGGGAAGTGCTGCGGGGTGCTGTGGTGAGGGGAGGGGGCCCTGCGGGTGCCATGGGGTCTTATGGGTGATGCTTCTGTCCCTCCCCCAGGTCGCTGGAGAATCCCACCCCCCCATACACACCGAAGATGGGACGCAGGTGAGTGGcacggctgctgctgccatcgCCTGTACCTCGCTGCCCCGAGCCCGCCGccacctccagggctgggtCCTACAGAGCAGGAGGGTCACTGTAGAGGGGGCTGGGGGTGTCAGGGGGGATCTTCCTGGCTTCTTGTGGGCCTTGATAGAGCACCAGGGGAAGCGATGCtcagggctgccctgggagggagggagggatggagggagccCCAGGAGATGCCTCCACTTGGCACAGTGCTGCGTAATGCCAGCTCCCCGTCCCAGGGGTTAGGGGGCACCTCTGTTCCCTTGTGTCTCACGCAGGAGCTTAATCGACCTATATAGATGGCTGCTGGGGGACCTAGTCTGTTAGCTCAAGAGTCAGAGGCTTGTGCTTCTTGTGCTGAAGGTCCCGGGTTCAAGCCGAAATAGGGCCCAGGTAGATATtggctgtgctgggagtgcTGCAGGCGGGCTCAcgggggggctggggctgcagagtACTCCCACCGCTGCCTTTCGTCCACCCAGGAGCATCGAGTCACCCAGCCTGGGCTTCGGCGCCGACCCCTTCCTGCCTCACCTGCTGGAGGACGAGCAGGGCCAACTCTCAGACCTGGAGCCTGAGCTGGATGCACAGAACTGGCAGCACACGGTGGGCCGGGAGCTGCTGGCCAGCCTGCCACAGAAGGAGATTGACCGGCAGGAAGTGATCAAtggtgaggagctgggggtggggagctgggggtgaggagctgggggtctctgcttctgcagaggCATCCCAGGGACACCTCCAACTCCTCTGCCTCTCAACAGAGCTCTTTGCCACGGAGGGGTCTCACCTCCGCATCCTCCGAGTCCTCGACCTCCTCTTCTACCAGCGGATGAGGAAGGAGAGCCTGCTGTCCCGGGaggagctggcactgctctTCCCCAACCTCCCAGATGTGATTGAAATCCACAGTAagttcttctttcccttccctctgccctgtGAACCTTCCTGCAGTGGTGGCAGAGTGtagcagcactgccctgtgccatgCAGTGACCAGCCTTGCTGGGAACACCATCCTCACCGCTCCAGCCCCATTTCCCTCTGCTGGGAACTCTCCAGAGCCTGTTTTTCCAGGATCTGCCAGTGCCCATGCCTGGGCTGTTTGGTTGTTGCAGACCTTTGTAGCCCACTTTCAGTTTCACTCATGGCAGCAGTCAAAGTTCACTGTGTCTCCCACTTCCTCCTCCAGATTCCCTCTCCGAATCCATGAAGAAGCTCCGGGAAGAAGGACCAATCATCAAGGAAATCGGGGATCTCATGCTGTCCCGGGTAGGGAGGGATGGCTGCTCAGAGGGGACGGGGTGACACCGACCCTGGGGACATCATGTCCTCTAGGAGTGGACAGAGGGGGCTTGTGGTGTCTGTACAAAGGGCAGAGGTGACCTGCGCTGTCCCCCAGTGCTCCTTGCTCTGGGAGccaggacatggggacagaggaGCTCTTGGAGAGCCATGGTGGGGTCCATGTGGGTCAGGTCTGTGGGTGTCTGAGCCCACATCCCCCTGTACCCCCAGTTTGACGGCCTGGCCAAGGAGGAGATCCAGCAGGTCACTGCCGACTTCTGCTCCTACCAATCCATCGCACTGGAGCTTATCAAGACCAAGCAGCGCAAAGAGACCCGTTTCCAGATCTTCATGCAGGTTCGCTCTGCTCTTGGGCTGCTCTTCACTCCACGGCTCTCCTGGCTGCCCCTGCTCACACACCAGGGccttcatcctcttcctcctcccctaGGAAGCGGAAAGCAACCCCCAGTGCCGGCGCCTGCAGCTCAAGGACTTGATCATCTCAGAAATGCAACGCCTGACCAAGTACCCATTGCTGCTGGAGAACATCCTCAAGCACACTGAGGGTAGGGGCTGGAGGACTCGTGGCTCTTCTCACCCAGAGCCAATCTCAGGGCTATGAGGAGGgtgtgctgctgtcctgctgggatgggtgggtgctggggggactcctcctcccctccatcGGCTCTGGGCTGGCTCCATGTGGGCTCTGGGATGCAGCCATGGGTgtgagcactgctcagcaacacaGGGCAGCCCCTGCTTCCCCTGACCCACACCCTGCTCCAGCGGGCACCTCGGAGCACGACAAGCTGTGCCGGGCACGAGACCAGTGCCGGGACATCCTCAAGTACGTGAACGAAGCGGTGAAGCAAGCAGAGAACCGGCATCGGCTGGAGGGCTACCAGAAACGCCTGGATGCCACCTCACTGGAGAGGACCAGCAACCCCCTGGCAGCCGAGTTCAAGGTGATCCCAGCTCCTGGGGTCTTGGGGGGGGGTGCTGCCCGGTGCCAGCATGCTCACCGCTGCCCTCTGACTCCCTCAGAGTCTGGACCTCACCTCCCGGCGCATGATCCACGAAGGGCCACTCACCTGGCGTATCAGCAAGGACAAGACCGTGGGTATGGATGTCCCTGCAGGTCCTGCAGGGTCTGGGCCACCTCCAGCCCCGGTGGCATTCTGGGGACCCTCTGAGGCTGTGCCAGCTGGAGATGCGGTGTCCTCAGGGCCATCCTTCCTGGACTGTGAGCTCAATGCCGAGcctcttctctctgctccccGCTCCAGATCTGCACGTGCTGCTCCTCGAGGACCTCCTGGTGCTGCTACAGAAACAGGATGAGAAACTGGTGCTCAAGTGCCACGGCAAGACGGCTCTGGGCTCCTTGGACAACAAGCAGACCTTCAGCCCCATCCTCAAGCTCAACTCGGTGCTCATCCGCTCCGTGGCCACAGGTAATGAGAGGGGACAGCAGGACCCGGGGGGCGGCAGGGGACCTGTCCTCTGAGTGCGTTCTTGGCCGTACCCTGACCTTCTCCATCTCTCTGTCCCCCGTGCAGATAAACGAGCCTTCTTCATCATCTGCACGTCAGAGCTGGGACCTCAGATCTACGAGCTGGTGGCACTGACGTCCTCCGAGAAGAACACGTAAGGGCTAAAGGGGCGCTGGCGTCGAGGGCAGTGCGTGGCCGGGGGAGGGGGCTCCCCAGTGTGACCCCCCCAGGAGCTGACGGTGCTCTGGGCCGGCCAGGTGGATGGAGGTGCTAGAGGAGGCGGTGCAGAGTGCCATGAGGAATGCCACCTTCCCCCCAAAGCGCCAGATGCCGGAACCCACCCGCATGGCACCCTCGAGGTGAGCAGCTTGGCCTCActgggagcggggctggagCCTGCTCTGCGCTGGGTGACGCTGCTGGGTGTCTCcagctggtggggctggggacatgggTTCTCCCTGACGCAGGAACCACTCGCTGGGAAACCCAGAGGTGGCTGCCAGTGCTCCTAGCCCCTTATCACTGCCATCCCCCAGTTTTAACCCCTCTCCATCTCGCAGCCTGGTGTTGCAGGACCCCGACGTCTCCCCCATCCTGTCCCAagtcagcagctctgcagcagaggtgGAAGAGAGCTCCTCAGGTGATTCCCCGTGCTCAGTTGCCCATCTGTCCCGGGGGGTCAGGATACAACCCTGAGCTCTCCcctcttccctgcagcagaCGACAATCCCACAGAGCtcctgggcagggagcagcccccagcactgccgGAGGAGCCCGAGAGCAGCGAGAtagaggaggaagagctgccCACTGGACCCCTGCACACAGAGGTGTCCGATGCTCTCCCAGAGCCCTCCATGCGCCTAGCACTGCCAGTTCCCAGCCCGGCCGAGGGGTTGGCCGAGGCAGCCCTGGAGGATGGTGAGTGGTGCTCAGGGGGAGTGGGGAGGCCCCCCCCATGTGATGTCAACCTCCCCCAACCCTCCTCTTCCCCCTGTCCCAGTGGAGAACCTGCGGCTGCTGATCCTGCGGCGGCTCCTGCCCAGCCGCGACACGGAGCCCGAGGACGACCTGACGCCTACGCCGTCCGTCATCGGGGGTGCCCACACCTGGGACTCGGTGCTTTCCAGCCAGGATTCCGCCTCCCAGGAGGTGCTGGCTGAGCCCCCCAGCGCTGCCGAGGAGCCAAAGCCCCGATCGGGGTGGGAGGAGCAGAGTGAGACGGGTCCAACAGTGtctgctgaggagcagagcagctacAAGGTGGTCCGGAAAGGTAAGGGGAGCTGCCAGCCCCCAACcaggcgggggggggggggggggcacctGGGGGTTTgttcctttccctccctttgCTGGGATTTGGGGGTCTCTCTGCATGAGCTTcggtggagcagagctggggtgCTGGTGGTGGGCTCTGATGGGTGCTGGTGGTGGGCTGCTAACTGATGCTGGGGTGCTGGTGTTTGGGTGCTGGTGGTGGGGAGCTGATGGGTGCTGGTGCTGAAGCGCTAATTGGTGATGGGATGCTGATTGGTGCTGGTGGTGGGTGCTGGTGGCGGGGCCAGCTcaccccctccctctccttcccccccccccccccccNNNNNNNNNNNNNNNNNNNNNNNNNNNNNNNNNNNNNNNNNNNNNNNNNNNNNNNNNNNNNNNNNNNNNNNNNNNNNNNNNNNNNNNNNNNNNNNNNNNNNNNNNNNNNNNNNNNNNNNNNNNNNNNNNNNNNNNNNNNNNNNNNNNNNNNNNNNNNNNNNNNNNNNNNNNNNNNNNNNNNNNNNNNNNNNNNNNNNNNNNNNNNNNNNNNNNNNNNNNNNNNNNNNNNNNNNNNNNNNNNNNNNNNNNNNNNNNNNNNNNNNNNNNNNNNNNNNNNNNNNNNNNNNNNNNNNNNNNNNNNNNNNNNNNNNNNNNNNNNNNNNNNNNNNNNNNNNNNNNNNNNNNNNNNNNNNNNNNNNNNNNNNNNNNNNNNNNNNNNNNNNNNNNNNNNNNNNNNNNNNNNNNNNNNNNNNNNNNNNNNNNNNNNNNNNNNNNNNNNNNNNNNNNNNNNNNNNNNNNNNNNNNNNNNNNNNNNNNNNNNNNNNNNNNNNNNNNNNNNNNNNNNNNNNNNNNNNNNNNNNNNNNNNNNNNNNNNNNNNNNNNNNNNNNNNNNNNNNNNNNNNNNNNNNNNNNNNNNNNNNNNNNNNNNNNNNNNNNNNNNNNNNNNNNNNNNNNNNNNNNNNNNNNNNNNNNNNNNNNNNNNNNNNNNNNNNNNNNNNNNNNNNNNNNNNNNNNNNNNNNNNNNNNNNNNNNNNNNNNNNNNNNNNNNNNNNNNNNNNNNNNNNNNNNNNNNNNNNNNNNNNNNNNNNNNNNNNNNNNNNNNNNNNNNNNNNNNNNNNNNNNNNNNNNNNNNNNNNNNNNNNNNNNNNNNNNNNNNNNNNNNNNNNNNNNNNNNNNNNNNNNNNNNNNNNNNNNNNNNNNNNNNNNNNNNNNNNNNNNNNNNNNNNNNNNNNNNNNNNNNNNNNNNNNNNNNNNNNNNNNNNNNNNNNNNNNNNNNNNNNNNNNNNNNNNNNNNNNNNNNNNNNNNNNNNNNNNNNNNNNNNNNNNNNNNNNNNNNNNNNNNNNNNNNNNNNNNNNNNNNNNNNNNNNNNNNNNNNNNNNNNNNNNNNNNNNNNNNNNNNNNNNNNNNNNNNNNNNNNNNNNNNNNNN
Protein-coding regions in this window:
- the ARHGEF11 gene encoding rho guanine nucleotide exchange factor 11 (The sequence of the model RefSeq protein was modified relative to this genomic sequence to represent the inferred CDS: added 8 bases not found in genome assembly); this translates as MSVRPPQAAPDRLSSLSSLGDSSSERRSPGHRRQPSDSSETTGLVQRCVIIQKDQHGFGFTVSGDRIVLVQSVRPGGAAMKAGVQEGDRIVKVNGTMVTNSSHLEVVKLIKSGAYVALTLLGSPPPSVGLSNSQQDVSTAGAPRNAPACPPPPPPPPLPPPQRITGPKPLQDPEVQKHATQILRNMLRQEEAELQRFYEAYNRNPGTVVGEQIEGARRRVSQLQLKIRQETSGSMDSGRLCSDSGVAMFRAAEGRLSLDSQDGDSGLESGTERFPSVSEISLNRNSVLSDHGLDSPRTSPVITARLFQHHRRQGSDTTFAPTTEQGSERTGRPLIIGPEEDYDPGYFNNECDSLFQDLGKLKSRPAHLGVFLRYIFSQADPSPLLFYLCADVCQQTTAKDSRGLGKDIWNIFLDRNAPLRVKVSEQLLAEIEARLRNGDDVRAALFEAQEMVMPEIQEQIQDYRTKRTMGLGSLYGENDLLDLDGDPQKERQVAEKQLAQLGDILSKYEEDRSSPMAFALSTYMNHTGIRSREPRVASTSEKAQALPDKDKWLPFFPKAKKHSSRVSQQSSSTKKDKDAMEDKKRNPILKYIAKPKMSQSTFHVPLSPVEAVKPGNVRNIIQHFENNQHYESQEPGSQRLSTGSFPEDLLEADGSRAEVKLGRSESLKGREEMKKSRKAENVPRSRSDVDMDAAAEATRLHQSASSSASSLSTRSLENPTPPYTPKMGRRSIESPSLGFGADPFLPHLLEDEQGQLSDLEPELDAQNWQHTVGRELLASLPQKEIDRQEVINELFATEGSHLRILRVLDLLFYQRMRKESLLSREELALLFPNLPDVIEIHNSLSESMKKLREEGPIIKEIGDLMLSRFDGLAKEEIQQVTADFCSYQSIALELIKTKQRKETRFQIFMQEAESNPQCRRLQLKDLIISEMQRLTKYPLLLENILKHTEAGTSEHDKLCRARDQCRDILKYVNEAVKQAENRHRLEGYQKRLDATSLERTSNPLAAEFKSLDLTSRRMIHEGPLTWRISKDKTVDLHVLLLEDLLVLLQKQDEKLVLKCHGKTALGSLDNKQTFSPILKLNSVLIRSVATDKRAFFIICTSELGPQIYELVALTSSEKNTWMEVLEEAVQSAMRNATFPPKRQMPEPTRMAPSSLVLQDPDVSPILSQVSSSAAEVEESSSADDNPTELLGREQPPALPEEPESSEIEEEELPTGPLHTEVSDALPEPSMRLALPVPSPAEGLAEAALEDVENLRLLILRRLLPSRDTEPEDDLTPTPSVIGGAHTWDSVLSSQDSASQEVLAEPPSAAEEPKPRSGWEEQSETGPTVSAEEQSSYKVVRKGKGSCQPPTRRGGGGGHLGVCSFPSLCWDLGVSLHELRWSRAGVLVVGSDGCWWWAAN